One Salvelinus alpinus chromosome 9, SLU_Salpinus.1, whole genome shotgun sequence genomic window, TGGTGAACATTCGCACATCCCAGCTGAACTTGGTGGACCTGGCAGGGtcggagaggcagagagacacacacacagagggttccAGACTCAAGGTGATGCTCCAGGACTACTGTCCGCTGACTGAATGAACATTCACAACACTGCACACAACAAAGCCTTTAGAGGGCTACATTCCAACTTGTATGTGTTATTGTGTGCTGTGTACACTCATTTTGTTATATTGTTATCACTCCTGACATATACCCCCTATCTTCTCTTCCAGGAAGCCAGCAGCATCAACCGCTCCCTTATGTGCCTGGGTCAGGTGATCATGGCGCTGGTGGATGTGTCCAATGGGAAGAGCCGGCATATCTGCTATAGGGACTCCAAACTCACCTTCTTGCTTCGGGTAAAAGACACTTGTGTCTAAttcgattaaaaaaataaaaacaaagctcCTGCTTTCTTCATGTTCCTGATGTGTGCTAACAGAGAACCTTTTTCTGCAGGACTCTCTTGGAGGAAATGCTAAGACCTACATTATAGCCAATGTGCACCCAGGCTCTAAGTGCTTTGGGGAAACTCTATCCACCTTACAGTTTGCCCAGAGAGCCAAGTTGATCAAAAACAAGGTTAGTATGAAAAGTAAATTTTTTCACAATCAGTAATTAAATAGGCAAAACGTTTTCTCCATATAAAGTGCTACTGATTGTAATATATATTGTATATCTTGTAGTTTAGTGAGCATCTCCTCGTGATTTCTGGTGCTTTATCAGGCCATGATCAATGAAGACACGCAGGGGAATGTGAGGCAGCTTCAGACTGAGGTGAAAAAGCTGAAGGAGCAGCTAGCTCAGGCTCTCTCTGCCCAGACACACAGTGAGGGAGATGTGACCCCAGGAGGGCCCCAGATTCCCATTGGTAAGGTTACAATTCAGGTTCCCCTAAAAACATCTGACCTAGGCTTTGCCACACTGGCTCACTCTGGTTGATTCTTACATGTGTGTATACTGTCAATTTTCCCCTATAACATTCATTGTGGAAAGTGTTATTGTCTTTACACATTCTTCCCCCAGACCTCACTGAAGGTGGTCTTGATGCCTCATACAAGACACAGTTTTTAGAAGCTGTGCGTCTGTGGAAAAAGTGTGAAAACGACAAGCAGGTATAGCTTTCTGTACTTTGAAACAGCTGACATAAGTCTGTTATTTCTGAATTAGAGGTTGATCAATTAGGATTTTAATGCcaataccgatttattggaggaccaaaaaaagccaataccgattaatcagaCGTTTTTTTAAAATTTGtgtatacatttaaactcagtttttcataattcctgacatttaatcctagtaaatccctgtcttaggtcagttaggatcaccactttattttaagaatgtgaaatgtcagaataatagtagagagaatgatttatttcagcttttatttctttcatcacattcccagtgggtcagaagtttacatacactcaattagtatttagtagcattgcctttaaattgtttaacttgggtcaaatgtttcggatagccttccacaagcttcccacaataagttgggtgaattttggcccattcctcctgacagagctggtgtaactgagtcaggtttgtaggcctccttgctcgcacacgctttttcagttctgcccacaaatttctataggattgaggtcaaatcaaagttgatttgtcacgtgtgccgaatacgaattcaccttacagtgaaatgcttacttacaggctctaaccaatggtgcaaaaaaggtattaggtgaacaataggtaagtaaagaaataacacaacagtaaaaagaggctataaacagtagcgaggctataaaagtagcgaggctacatacagacaccggttagtcaggctgattgaggtagtatgtacatgtagatatggttaaagtgactatgcatatatgatgaacagagagtagcagtagcgtaaaagaggggttggtgggtggcgggacacaatgcagatagcccggttagccaatgtgcgggagcactggttggtcggcccaattgaggtaatatgttcatgaatgtatagttcaagtgactatgcatatatgataaacagagtagcagcagtgtaaaaagaggggttggggcggcacacaatgcaaatagtccgggtagtcatttgattacctgttaaggagtcttatggcttgggggtaaaaactgttgagaagcctttttgtcctagacttggcactcccgTACCGCTTGCCatatggtagtagagagaacagtctatgactagggtggctggggtctttgacaatttttagggccttcctctgacaccgcctgttgtagaggttctggatggcaggcagcttagccccagtgatgtactggtagtgccttgcggtcggaggcagagctattgccgtaccaggcagtaatgcaactagtcaggatgctctcgatgttgcagctgtagaaccttttgcggatctcaggacccatgccaaatctttttagtttcctgagggggaataagctttgttgtaccttcttcacgactgtcttggtgtgtttggaccattctagtttgttgttgatgtggacaccaagtaacttgaagctctcaacctgctccactacagccccgtcgatgagaatgggggcgtgatcggtcctccttttcctgtagtccacaatcatctccttagtcttggttacgttgagggataggttattctggcaccacccggccatgtctctgacctcctccctataggctgtctcgtcattgtcggtgattaggcctaccactgttgtgtcgtatgcaaacttaatggtgttggagtcgtgcctggccatgcagtcgtgggtgaacagggataacaggaggggacttagaacgcacccctggggagctccagtgttgaggatcagcatggcagatgtgttgctacctaccctcaccacctgggggcggcccgtcaggaagtccaggatccagttgcagagggaggtgtttagtcccaggatccttagcttagtgatgagctttgagcgTACTATGGTGTTCAacgctgatctgtagtcaatgaatagcattctgacgtaggtgttccttttgtccaggtgggaaagggcagtgtggagtgcaatagagattgcatcatctgtggatctgtttgggcggtatgcaaattggagtgagtctagggtttctgggataatggtgttgatgtgagccattaccaacctttcaaagcacttcatggctacggacgtgagtgctacgggttggtagtcatttaggcaggttacctttgtgttcttgggcacagggactatggtggtctgcttgaaatatgttggtattacagactcaatcagggacatgttgaaaatgtcggtgaagacacctgccagttggtcagcacatgcccggagcacacgtcctggtaatccgtctggccccgcagccttgtgtatgttgacctgtttaaaaggtcttactcacgtcggttacggagagcatgatcacacagtcgtccggaacagctgatgctctcatgcatgcctcggtgttccttgcctcgaagcgagcatagaagtgatttagctcgtctggtaggctcgtgtcactgggcagctcgcggctgtgcttccctttgtagtctgtaatagtttgcaagccctgccacataagacgagcgtcggagctttatgatggccactccaataccttgactttgttgtccttaagccataactttggaagtatgcttggggtcattgtccatttggaagacccatttgcaactaagctttaacttcctgactgatgtcttgagatgttgtttcaatatattcacatacttttcctgcctcgtgatgccatctattttgtgaagtgcaccagtccctcctgcagcaaagtacccccacaacatgatgctgccacccctgtgcttcacggttggtttggtgttctttggcttgcaagcctccccctttttcctccaaacataacaatggtcattatggccaaacagttctatttttgtttcatcagatcagaggacatttctccaaaaagtacaatctttgtccccatgtgcagttgcaaaccgtagtctggctttttatggcggttttggagcagtggcttcttcattgccgagtggcctttcaggttatgtcgatataggaccagttttactgtggatataaatacttttggacctgtttcctcgagcatcttcacaagggccttttgctgttgttctgggattgatttgcactttcgcaccaaagtatgttcatctctaggagacagaaggcgtctcgttcctgagcggtatgacggctgtgtggtcccatggtgtttatacgcactattgtttgtacagatgaacgtggtaccttcaggcgtttggaaattgctcccaaggatgaaccagacttgtggaggtctacaatctttttttttttgaggtcttggctgatttctttaaatttttcaatgatgtcaagcaaagaggcactgagtttgaaggtaggccttgaaatacatccacaggtacacctccaattgactcaaattatgtcaattagcctatcagaagcttttaaagccatgacataattttctggaattttccaagctgtttgaaggcagtcaacttagtgtatgtaaacctttgaccaactggaattgtgatacagtgaattataagtgaaataatctgtctattatcaattgttggaaaaattacttgtcatgcacacagtagatgtcttaacggacttgccaaaactatagtttgtgaacaagaaatttgtggagtggttgaaaaacgcgtttttaatgactccaacctaaatgtatgtaaacttctgacttcaagtgtgtgtgtgtatatatgacatttacaacaatactgaatgaacaatgaacacttttattttaacttaatataatacataaatcaaatctatttagtctcaaataaataatgaaatatgttcaatttggtttaaataatgcaaaaacacagtgttggagaagaaagtaaaagtgcaatatgtgccatgtaaaaaagctaacgttcaagtttcttgctcagaacatgagaacatatgaagttggtggttcaatattcccagttaataaGTTTtaagttgtagttattataggaattatgacgtgtCAACTATTTTCTATACCATTtgcatttcatatacctttgactattgcatgttctaataggcactttactattgccagcctaatctcgggagttgataggcttgaagtcataaacagcgctgtgcttcaagcattgctaagagctgctggaaaacgcagtaaagtgctgtttgaatgaatgcttacaagtgtgctgctgcctaccaccgctcagtcagactgtttTATCAAAGATGAAATCATATACTTCATTAtaataatcacacagaaatacgagcctctGTTCATATGGTCAAACcaagaaactatcatttcgaaaacaaaacgtttattctttcagtgaaatacggaaccgttccgtattttatcgaacgggtggcaaccctaagtctaaatattgctgttacattgcacgaccttcaatgttatgtcataattatgtaaaactctggcaaattagttcacagtttgcaacgagccaggcagcccaaactgttgcatataccctgactctgcttgcactgaacgcaagagaagtggcacaatttccctagttaatattgcctgctaacattaatttattttaactaaatatgcaggttaaaaaaatatatacttctgtgtattgattttaagaaaggcattgatgtttatggttagggacATTTGTGcaaagattgtgcttttttcggcAATGCGCTTTTAAATCCTCAcgcgtttggcgaagttgaagtaggctgtgattcgatgataaattaacaggcaggacaagctagttaacctagtaatatcatcaaccatgtgtagttaactagtgattatgtgaagattgatttgttttttataagatcagtttaatgttagctaaacttaccttggctccttgcagccacaataTCCTTTTGAAGCTGCACTcggtaacaggtggtcagcctaccacgcagtttcctcgtggattgcaatgtaatcggccataattggtgtccaaaaaggcagattaccgattgttatgaaaacttgaaatcggccatgccgatttaaTAGGTCAACCTATAGTCTGAATATTGTTTGTTAGAGAGGGATGGTAGttaatacacatactgtacatcctcCCCTCCTTAGATGCTGCTCCAGAAGGTGTCTCAGCTTGAGGAGGCCTGGTCCCAGAAGGAGAAGTTTATTCACTCCAACCGCATGATTCTCAAGTTTAGAGAGGAACACATCTCTCGCCTGGAGAAGAGCCTAAAGGGTGGCATGGGATTACTTTCTGACCCACAGAGCCAAGCCCTCGTCGACCAGCTCAAGGAGGAGATCAAGATCCTTCGAGACCAGGTACAATATGTTACCCCGTTAAAGTACTGTTGACCCCAATCTGAATCTGTGACATTTTTTTTCAACTCACACTTTCACAAAACACTTCAGAAAATGAACAACCACATGCACAACTCCTTAATTTGATTGAATTTGGCATTTGTGGCTACTTCTCATTCCCTCTGTCCTACAGATTGCGCATCACCCAAAGATGACCCGGTATGCAGCAGAGAACTACAGCCTCCGGGAGGAGAACCGGCAGCTCCGCTCTCTTGAGTCTGTGAGTAGAGCTGAGGGGGCTGCAGGCCAAGCTGCTGCAGAGCTAGAGGAGGAATTCCAGAGGGCTCTGGAGACTGAGTGGTCTGATGGAGGTAAGCACAGGAGATGCACAAGAGATGAAGGGACTGCACATCATTGTGAAAGTACCGCATTGTAGCGCTGTCAATTTTGCATTATGCTTATCAAGTGTGCTTGTAGTAATGTTTGTATTATGCTTATTATTCTTGTTGTGATTATACTAGTGATGTAATTAATCAAAGCATGCAAGGGTATTCAGTAAAGTGAATTTGACATTTCTCCACAGCTCAGCCGTCTTACTCCACTCCGGTAACTGCAGAAAACATCTCTGCCATATCCATGGCGAGGCTGAAGGCCCAGTTTCTCCAGAAACAGACAGAACTCACAGCCACCATCCAAGCCTTCGAAGAGTATAAGGAACTCACCAAGTAAGGAGGCTCTCTAGAGACATGCATGCTGTCATGATATTCAGTATGAACCCTTGACTTCATGGACAAAAACAAATTGTTGCATTAAATTGTAATTAGCTCTTGGAACTTGAAGTTTATTGGCACCATGTTTTTTGTTATAGGCCCATATTGTGCTTCAGAGGTTTAAGGATTGTTCCTTATGTTCCAGGAAACAGATGTCAGAGTTGGAATCAGAGAAGAGGTACCTGGATAAGTCCAACAAGCACCTGGAGAACATTCTGGAGGCCACAAAGGCTCACAAGAAACTGGAGGTTTCTCAGCTGAACAAGATCCACTTTGAAACTATCAAGGTGAGGGTATTTGCGTTATTTAGCAGCTCGCCGATGGCTCAATGCCCCTCGAGGGCTGTGCCTGAGCTACTATAGAGGGTCACGGGTTGGGGTACCTCTAGATCCAGGAGTTTGCTCAACCTTGGTTTAATTCTATGAAGATAGCCTATTAATGACTAATACTTTATTTCTCATGCTAATTTTATGTGACTGTTTTGTTCCCCAGATTCTCACCACCCCCACCAAGGCCTACAACCTGCGGACCCGCCTGGTGCCACTCTCCAGCCCCGACCATCTGAATGTGAACGGGAGAGGAGATGACGACGTGGATGACATCCAGAGTGAGCAGCCTCCACCAGCTATGACTGAGATGGCTTGTGAGGCGCTGACTGAGGAGCTGCAACAGGTCCAGGTATAGCACCCGGGCTTCATCAATTATAAGACAAATAACGTAATGTTATACTTGTCATTCTCTTGGTGGAATCTACAAATCTATTATTTCCCTTTTGCTTGGCAGGAGCAAGCCAGTCAGGTGCAGACTCTGCTGGACCAGGAGGAGCTGAAGAGCAGGAAGCTGCTGCAGCAGATTGTCAAGCTGGAGGAGCAGGTGACTGGGATGATAGAGGAGTTCAGCTGCAAGGATGAGGTAGGAAACTTCCGTTATGTTCTGGATATGTTATGTtagtattcttatcttttattatttcttattgttgcattgtcgagaaggaacctgcaagtaagaatttcgttggatggtgtataccatgtgtatcctgtacatttGATTTAATTAAACTTGAAACTTGCATAACTATGTACAGATTAAGCTGAATACATTGCCTGAGGTGTTTCATTCCATGTGATATTCAAGCCCTGTCTTGAAGATAATAAAGTCATCCCTTGAGCTGTATTGGTTTACAGCTAATGACTATGACGCTATGGTAATGATTTCTTTATTTGTATGTCCAGCTGCTCTCCACTGAGCGAAGTGGCTGGAACAGAGAACAGCTGAGCCTGCAGGAGACTATCAGCAACCTGGAGCTGAACCTAAAGGCAGAGAGAAGGACCAGGGAGGGTAAGAACCAATCACACTCTTCACCTAGTTTATACTGAGTTACCCAGGGTTCTCTGGCGAAAGTAGTCGAAGACTGTATGCATCCACTATGGGCAGAACTGTAATACTCAAGTGTTACTAGTGTTGGTTAGTCTAAAGAAACCCCTTCTTCACCGCCCAGGCACCCACTGTTAAAACCATAATGTACCAATAATTGAGTAAGAGGACAGTAGGGTTTGTCTTTTTCCTGGGTATTATATGGTTATCAAAACGATCCATTCTCTTTTGTAGTTCTGAAGAGCGAGGTGCATGACCTGCGCCTGGTGCTTCAGTCCTCTGATAGGGAGCTGGCTGCTGTGAAGAAGGAGCTGTGTGAGGGCCAGAGTGAGCAGCATAAGGAGACGGCACACCTCTCTAGCAGCCTGATCAGCACTCAGCTACAGCTCCAAGAAGTCCAGTACGTATGCATGGCTACAGCTGTcttgttgttttgtgtgtgtgtgtgtgtcggatgAGATTTACTCAGTTTGATGGAAATCCTGCGAACTCAATGTCACATAGTAGTTAGCAGActctccatctcttccccctcacatgttttccctctctcccccaggcGGGAGTGGGAGCAGCTCCTAGAGCAGCAGCGGTCCCTGCAGGATGCCTTGGACCAGCTCCAGGCAGAGGCCAAGTTTGATGCAGACCAGTCCAGGCAGCAGCTAGAGGAGAAACGGCAGGAGGTCACAGCTCAGCAGGCCCAAATCACGGTCAGTCAGCATCTCTTTAAACCAACCAAGCACTGCTTATCTGTTAAGGACATTCAGAACACGTCTCTCATTTGTATTAAATTACAGTTAAACGTTTGAGGGTTTTGTGTGATTACTTTTTCTTGATGAATATGTTGCTTGCATTGTAGGAATTGACAAACGCTCTGCAGTCTGAAAGAGAACACACCAGTAATCTGACCTCCCAGTTGAAAGAGGATAAAGAGAGCACTTTAGAGTGAGTTGTATAAAGGATTGTTTTTGATTTGTGGATGATGAGACCTTCTTGAAGTGTATTTGAAATGTTGACATATTTGATTTGTTTCTCCCCAGAGAGCTTGTTCAGACAATGGAGCAGAATGCAGTGCTAAGGAAGAAAGTGTCTGAGCTGACTACACAAAGCCGACAACAGGTCTGTTTTTCATCGTTAGTGTTTAGTGTATACATGGTTGGTATTATAGTGCCCTAGAGTTGAGTATAAGTTTTATACTTTTTTCTTAGAAATTGCTATCACCAGTATGTTTCAGTTTAGTTGAACACTCTTTGACATATTGAATCTTAATCTCCAATCAACTGTAATTGACCCTCTCCGTTTGTATTTTACTTTGAAAGGCTTCTAATATGGAAAGCCTTGAACAAAATCTGACAACTGCCAATGGGACCATAACCAGTCTTGAGCAAAAGATTGAACAAGACAAAGTAAGTCCTGCCATAAGACCTGCCATTCATTTTAATTATTTTGGATTATAGCATGGATATGATACCTCTTATTTCAGAAGTCTCTTGTTGTGTTTAACAGGAGTTTGTGCTGGAGCTGATCAACCAGACCAGGGACCTCCGCAGTGAGCTGGGCGAAAAGGACCAGTGCCTCGCCATGCTGTCTGGAGATGTCAAGGACCTCACGGTACTGACTCAAGTCATTTGTTTATCTTTTAATTAATTATCATGTTTAACTTGTATACTTCTCAATTCTTACTGTATTTTATCAATGTGTTTAGTTTTGGCCTGTTTTGTTCTGATAGGTTAAGTACAGTGCTGCTtgctctgagagagaggagatcaaGGAACACAACAACAGGATGCAAGCAGAGCTCCAGGACCTGAGAGAAGCAGCCGAAAGGAAGGTagcttctaatctgatagaggtaagaCTTGGAGTTAATTTTAAACAACAATATGGCCTCTTGAGCTTTGATACGACAACATGTGCCTGAATTCCATCATTATGACAATGTCTGGATGGATGTTTGTCCTCAGGTAGAGGTGCTTCAGGAGGAGGTGGTCTATGCCACTGAGGAGGTGGAGCGACTCACCAAGGTGTTAGACGAGCAGGCAGGTCTTCTCCAAGCTTCACAGGATCAGACTGCTCAGAAGGAGGCTATCATCCAAACTCTCCAGGAGAAGGTAACAGACCTATTTCTATACATATACAAAGAGCCACTGAAAATGAATCAAGGGCTACAGTAGCATGGAAAACGGTAGATTTGAGACCAGACCAAATAGATTAGATCTCTACTTTACTCATGGGATTTCCCTGCCTGCTTTTCACCAGTTAAAACAACAGCAAGAAGCGGTTGAGAGGACTGTCCGAGGCGAGAGTGCCAATCGTATTCCACAGTCATCCGTCACCCCTAAAGTGCTGCCACAGGTAACAGATACTTGTGTCTGATGGTTTTCCCTCCTGTATGCATTACCAGGAAGGAACTCTGTCTGATCAAGAGAGGGTtagctaatcttattgatttctcagaCACCTCACACCCCCCGGAGCTTCAACACTGATCTGAGCCAGGTGCTCGAGTGCCAGGAGAGGGAGCTGGAGAACCGACGCTCCTCCATGTTGACTATGGAAGTGCTCCTCACTGAGCTCAACTCTGAAAGGGCCGCCAAGAACGAGGAGATCCAGAGGCTCaaggtgttttttgttgttgtttacggCATGTCATGATGAATGCTAAACATCCAATCTTGAGACACTTATTTAACACATtgatataacacatatggcaTCTAACAAGTCTGTTGATTTCCCACAGGGTCAGCTGAATGAGAAGGAAATAATGCGAATGGAGATCCAAGTTCTTCTTGACCAGTTCTACACCAAGCAGAACCAACTGGCTCAGAATGAAAACACAAATTGGTTAGTCCATTCAAAATCACTTATTTTCACCAATTAATTTTTGCAACCAAGTGTTATCAGACAGTTGATTTGTCAAGTGTCTGATGGATATATATTAATTGACAGTGATGTTTTAAATGAGGCCATTAGTCAGAATGTCTTGAGGGAGCTGCAGGAGGAGAGGCATGAAAAGGTGTGTATCAATCACTCAACTCTCCTGTTCACCTGAATGTAGTTTTTGTAAACAGAAAATGCCATTGTTTGCAGAAGGTGGTTTTTCATATTTCCTCATTCCTTTCATTTTCAGAGCACAGTAATACAGAGGCTCACTGAAGCTCGGGAAAGGTATGCAAATAGAATGTGTGAGAGAACAAAGTATGTTATGTGTAATCTGCATGTGTATGCAAATACACTTTCTCTAATATGCATTTGTTAAAGTTTGACatctgtttttgtttgtttctgtttTTGATTAGACTGCAGAGTCAGGAATCCCTACTGGCCCAGTCTCAGACCTGTGTCCAGGAGCTGACTAACGAGCTGAGGAATCGCTGCCTGGAGCTCAGAGAGCTGAGCCGTAAGGAGCACGACAAGGAGAGACTGCTTCAGGTGAGAACGGCATCAGGGTCTGTAGGGGTTCTGGTTATTGTAATTTTGAATAGAAACAATTATTTTATTTGAGCAGGAAGATCAATtatgatcaaattcttatttaaataaatacatgtaatttataTGGAATGCAGAAAATAGCAACTTGCACTAGTTGACAGGCTGGATCATTTTATGGAAGACATTGGTCTCCATGCTCCTCCAGACAGCAATGATATCAGGAGCTGTCCTAGTCCATGATTCGTTTTAGGAGGGTCCTTCTGTACTGAATCTAGCTAATGTATGGACATTGTTTTAGTGTGAAGGTGGGAAATGTCTGTATCTGCCCGACTGTCCCCTACAGGAAGTGGAGGTTCTTCGGAAGCAGGTTGACCACTTGTCTGAGGAGAACGGCAAGCTTGTGGGCCATAAGAACCATAAGCAGAGGATTGAGTACCTGGTTAAGCTAAAAAAGGAGAATACCAAACTTCAAGAGGTAATAATCATATTTAACATTTCATCACATGCCTGCATGGTGTACCATCAAGAAACTTGGCCTCGGCAGTGAAATACTGAGGGGTCATTTCACTGCATTAATAGACTATAATTAACccaattgttattttattttttattcaaggAAAATGAAAAACTCAGATCGGAAATGAGTGTGCGAGAAAATGCATGAAGCTTGGAGAGATTCTCATTGGCCACTCAACATTTCTTGTTGACTGCGAACATGTCCCCCAACATAACCTTTTCCCATTTTGAGTTGACTGATAACCATGCTATTGTATCATCACATAGGATAAACATGACCTGTTTCAAAAACTGTGATTCTCTCAAATGTATTTTAATATTTCTATATGAATATACTCCTATTTCTAAGGCTGGGCTGGCCAATACATTGTTTATTTTTACTGCAATATGTATAATTGAGGTAGGTATGCATCTCATCATGGGATACTAAGATCCAATATTTCCACTATACCTCTGCAGGCTAAAACATAGGCTACTTGTTCTCACCTGAAGCCAGTGTAGCCCCCTAGGCCACATTTAAATGAAGGCCATGCCACAGCGTCATCTGCATTCATATCTTACACTCGTTTATATGATATCATCCTTTGTATTGTAATTCTTTTGATATACATTTTGGtctatatcgcccagccctagtgttTACCACAGTGGCTACCAGAGATGCCACAATAGGGTAGTCACATTGTTTAACAACTGATCTGCTGGATGAAATATATTTCAAAACTGTAAATAGATGTTCTCTGTAGTAGAATAATAAGTAATACGGGTGAATTTGCGATTTTGTCCACTTGATCATAAACAAAATATAGAATTTGTTTTTGTTACCATTATCTTGTCTGTTGGCGCAATGTGTGTCTTGTTTTACTTTTTCTACTAGTCTCATCTATGGCTTTAGAATAAGTGACAGGATCATCTTTGGACAGGGTGCAAATAATT contains:
- the kif15 gene encoding kinesin-like protein KIF15 isoform X2, producing MNTKGKESVDCSMQHQQITHSGDSDSIKVFVRVRPLTQGTGLTTDGDQGLCLTVTSPNTIRLHSKPEPRTFTYDHVADMDITQDSVFSSVAKNIVESCINGYNGTIFAYGQTGSGKTFTMLGPSDFDNFTDDQRGVIPRSFEYLFFLINREVERSENAKSFLCKCSFIEIYNEQIYDLLDSASASLFLRENIKKGVFVEGAVEKFVTSAAEAYQVLSMGWRNRRVASTSMNRESSRSHAVFTMTLESKETAKEVVNIRTSQLNLVDLAGSERQRDTHTEGSRLKEASSINRSLMCLGQVIMALVDVSNGKSRHICYRDSKLTFLLRDSLGGNAKTYIIANVHPGSKCFGETLSTLQFAQRAKLIKNKAMINEDTQGNVRQLQTEVKKLKEQLAQALSAQTHSEGDVTPGGPQIPIDLTEGGLDASYKTQFLEAVRLWKKCENDKQMLLQKVSQLEEAWSQKEKFIHSNRMILKFREEHISRLEKSLKGGMGLLSDPQSQALVDQLKEEIKILRDQIAHHPKMTRYAAENYSLREENRQLRSLESVSRAEGAAGQAAAELEEEFQRALETEWSDGAQPSYSTPVTAENISAISMARLKAQFLQKQTELTATIQAFEEYKELTKKQMSELESEKRYLDKSNKHLENILEATKAHKKLEVSQLNKIHFETIKILTTPTKAYNLRTRLVPLSSPDHLNVNGRGDDDVDDIQSEQPPPAMTEMACEALTEELQQVQEQASQVQTLLDQEELKSRKLLQQIVKLEEQVTGMIEEFSCKDELLSTERSGWNREQLSLQETISNLELNLKAERRTREVLKSEVHDLRLVLQSSDRELAAVKKELCEGQSEQHKETAHLSSSLISTQLQLQEVQREWEQLLEQQRSLQDALDQLQAEAKFDADQSRQQLEEKRQEVTAQQAQITELTNALQSEREHTSNLTSQLKEDKESTLEELVQTMEQNAVLRKKVSELTTQSRQQASNMESLEQNLTTANGTITSLEQKIEQDKEFVLELINQTRDLRSELGEKDQCLAMLSGDVKDLTVKYSAACSEREEIKEHNNRMQAELQDLREAAERKVASNLIEVEVLQEEVVYATEEVERLTKVLDEQAGLLQASQDQTAQKEAIIQTLQEKLKQQQEAVERTVRGESANRIPQSSVTPKVLPQTPHTPRSFNTDLSQVLECQERELENRRSSMLTMEVLLTELNSERAAKNEEIQRLKGQLNEKEIMRMEIQVLLDQFYTKQNQLAQNENTNCQNVLRELQEERHEKSTVIQRLTEARERLQSQESLLAQSQTCVQELTNELRNRCLELRELSRKEHDKERLLQEVEVLRKQVDHLSEENGKLVGHKNHKQRIEYLVKLKKENTKLQEENEKLRSEMSVRENA